Proteins found in one Rahnella aceris genomic segment:
- a CDS encoding MarR family winged helix-turn-helix transcriptional regulator, which produces MKTDSDPTQHRMLHLDQQMCFALYSANLALHKVYRKLLGELGLTYPQYLVMLVLWQRDEVTVSEIGEKLFLDSATLTPLLKRLEAAGLLVRQRAKADERQVIISLTDAGKALREKAQDIPEAIVCATECDIGELVALKQQLEVLRAKLQDKA; this is translated from the coding sequence ATGAAAACAGACAGCGACCCAACACAACACCGCATGCTGCATCTGGATCAACAGATGTGTTTCGCGCTTTACTCTGCGAATCTGGCACTGCATAAAGTTTACCGTAAGTTACTCGGGGAACTCGGGCTCACTTATCCGCAATATCTGGTGATGCTGGTGCTGTGGCAACGTGATGAAGTCACGGTGTCTGAAATCGGCGAAAAACTGTTTCTGGATTCGGCGACCTTAACGCCGCTGTTAAAGCGTCTTGAAGCGGCAGGTTTACTGGTGCGTCAGCGCGCCAAAGCAGATGAACGCCAGGTGATTATTTCCCTGACTGATGCGGGTAAGGCGCTACGTGAAAAAGCACAGGACATTCCCGAAGCCATTGTGTGTGCGACGGAATGTGATATCGGCGAACTCGTGGCGCTGAAACAGCAGCTCGAAGTATTACGGGCTAAACTTCAGGATAAAGCGTAG
- a CDS encoding type II toxin-antitoxin system PrlF family antitoxin has product MSASALWGIKFEAESKVTRRFQTTIPATIRKALNLTENDRIQYKILPDGQVVISRQLEEAEDPVISAFLGFVAKDMLNNPENMQPVTLSLHEKINVLTAGMAIDLESPLSDDDE; this is encoded by the coding sequence ATGTCAGCCTCGGCACTATGGGGAATAAAATTCGAAGCCGAATCCAAAGTCACCCGCCGCTTCCAGACCACCATTCCGGCCACTATCCGTAAGGCATTAAATCTCACCGAAAATGATCGGATCCAGTACAAGATTTTGCCAGACGGGCAGGTGGTTATTTCGAGGCAACTCGAAGAAGCGGAAGACCCTGTTATCAGTGCCTTTCTCGGTTTTGTGGCAAAAGATATGCTCAATAACCCGGAAAATATGCAGCCGGTAACATTATCCCTGCATGAAAAAATCAATGTACTGACCGCCGGGATGGCTATCGATCTTGAGAGCCCGCTTTCTGACGATGACGAGTAA
- a CDS encoding type II toxin-antitoxin system YhaV family toxin, with protein MHNQAMEINGWTLLAHPLILQQIQALTDQVVLLRRKDPAGYKSKNATKRLAAINKLMFDVIPQDPARVEFRQGDTLGGEFSHWFRAKFFQQYRLFFRYNLKSRIIIYAWVNDDKELRAYESKTDAYRMFRKMLKSGEPPDNWQALCEASGKVAAEELP; from the coding sequence ATGCACAATCAGGCCATGGAGATTAACGGATGGACCCTTCTCGCTCATCCTCTGATCCTGCAACAAATACAGGCACTCACTGATCAGGTTGTTTTACTGCGCCGCAAAGATCCGGCGGGCTATAAAAGTAAGAACGCCACCAAACGGCTGGCTGCGATCAATAAGCTGATGTTTGACGTTATCCCGCAGGATCCGGCGCGTGTTGAATTCCGTCAGGGCGATACGTTAGGCGGGGAATTCTCACACTGGTTCAGGGCAAAATTCTTCCAGCAGTACCGTTTGTTTTTCCGCTACAACCTGAAAAGCCGGATCATTATTTACGCCTGGGTGAATGATGATAAAGAATTACGCGCCTACGAAAGCAAAACAGACGCATACCGGATGTTTCGCAAGATGTTGAAAAGCGGTGAACCGCCAGACAACTGGCAGGCACTTTGCGAGGCGTCAGGGAAGGTAGCGGCGGAAGAATTACCTTAG
- a CDS encoding ABC transporter ATP-binding protein has product MTTFMNPTPPLTADRMLETVDLSIAFGKGTHSKTVVDSVTMHIARGESYGLIGESGCGKSTILRTLTGQNTRYSGAILYQNREQHPVRNKDYYRQVQMVFQDPYASLHPRKMVYHTLLEPLVIHGMDRREARISDVLNALGLSDAFRYRYPHQLSGGQRQRVALARALIIEPQVLLLDEPTSALDVSVQAEILNLLKKLRRERNLTYLMVTHDLAVVAHLCDRVAIMHQGKLLEELTAAEIRSGAAREPYTQQFLAASRH; this is encoded by the coding sequence ATGACCACTTTCATGAATCCCACGCCGCCGCTGACCGCTGACCGGATGCTCGAAACCGTCGATCTGAGCATCGCTTTCGGCAAAGGCACTCACAGCAAAACCGTGGTCGATAGCGTCACAATGCACATCGCCAGAGGCGAAAGTTACGGGCTGATTGGCGAGTCAGGCTGCGGAAAATCGACCATTCTGCGCACGCTGACCGGCCAGAACACCCGTTACAGCGGCGCGATTTTGTATCAGAACCGCGAACAACATCCGGTGCGCAATAAAGACTATTACCGGCAGGTACAAATGGTGTTTCAGGATCCGTATGCCTCGCTGCATCCGCGCAAAATGGTCTACCACACGCTGCTGGAACCGCTGGTGATCCACGGCATGGACCGGCGGGAGGCACGCATCAGCGACGTGCTGAATGCGCTTGGCCTGAGCGATGCCTTTCGTTACCGCTATCCGCATCAGCTTTCGGGCGGTCAGCGCCAGCGTGTGGCACTGGCACGGGCGCTGATCATTGAACCGCAGGTGCTGCTGCTCGACGAACCTACGTCCGCACTGGATGTGTCAGTGCAGGCGGAAATCCTCAATCTGCTGAAAAAACTGCGCCGCGAACGCAACCTGACCTATCTGATGGTGACGCACGATCTGGCGGTGGTCGCGCACCTGTGCGACCGCGTCGCCATCATGCATCAGGGAAAACTGCTGGAAGAACTGACCGCCGCCGAAATCCGCAGCGGCGCGGCCCGCGAGCCGTATACCCAACAATTTCTTGCTGCCAGCCGCCACTGA
- a CDS encoding organic hydroperoxide resistance protein, whose protein sequence is MSIEKVVYRAHASATGGRDGRATSDDGVLDVKLGVPKEMGGMGGGTNPEQLFAAGYSACFLGALKAVAAQEKIKIPADAKIEGAVGIGAIPGGYGIEVQLDITLPGFERSEAEALVAKAHQVCPYSNATRGNIDVTLNVK, encoded by the coding sequence ATGTCTATTGAAAAAGTTGTGTATCGTGCTCATGCATCCGCTACCGGTGGCCGTGATGGCCGTGCGACTTCCGATGACGGCGTTCTTGACGTCAAACTGGGCGTACCAAAAGAGATGGGCGGTATGGGTGGCGGTACCAACCCTGAGCAACTGTTTGCCGCCGGTTATTCCGCGTGTTTCCTCGGCGCACTGAAAGCCGTGGCCGCGCAGGAAAAAATTAAGATCCCTGCTGACGCTAAAATCGAAGGTGCGGTAGGCATTGGTGCTATCCCGGGCGGCTATGGCATCGAAGTACAGCTGGATATTACCCTGCCGGGCTTTGAACGCAGCGAAGCCGAAGCGCTGGTGGCAAAAGCGCATCAGGTTTGCCCGTACTCCAACGCGACCCGTGGCAATATCGACGTCACGCTGAACGTTAAATAA
- a CDS encoding ABC transporter substrate-binding protein: protein MLNTRTKILATMIGLTWGSTAAQAATPADSLVMAWNIDAISTFDPAQIGEVVTNEIIKNTCDTLVDFDPKDESRVIPRLAKSWDIAPDRKQITFHLNTGMTFPSGNKATAKDVAWSLQRVVLLGFGNSATLTEYGFTKDNVKERITAPDDDTLVMKFDQPYPTNLVLQAIAANNVSTTLDQALVEKNAVGDDMGNKYLTTHTACVGAYQLMRWNAGEGVVLQANKDYWGEKPKLQRILIRHVAETGTQRLLLTQGDVDIARDLAPDDLRDLDKGGQVKVEKVLKPQLFFWTFNSEDPIFKNPKVRLAMRYLIDYQGLASTVMPYLGVPRASFAQLGAFGALDKDAGQPFKLDLAKAKQLLTEAGYPDGFSAKLIIGTLPHSAPIAQSTQENASKIGVKLSIESMANAQLFSRVRGREFQSAMMAWQTSVPDAHGNASRLVYNPDNSKEAKKTQYPSWRASYFDPAMNKKVTEALLEPDEQKRIALYHTLQEEQMQQGPMAIMFQMYNTAGLTRQVKDWTWNGFRVYYALASK from the coding sequence ATGCTCAACACCAGAACAAAAATCCTCGCCACAATGATTGGTCTCACATGGGGAAGTACGGCTGCACAGGCCGCGACGCCTGCGGATTCGCTGGTGATGGCATGGAATATTGACGCAATCAGCACCTTTGACCCGGCGCAGATTGGCGAAGTGGTCACTAATGAAATCATCAAAAACACCTGCGACACGCTGGTGGATTTCGATCCGAAAGACGAATCCCGCGTTATTCCGCGCCTGGCAAAAAGCTGGGATATCGCGCCGGATCGCAAACAAATCACCTTCCATCTCAATACCGGCATGACATTCCCGTCCGGCAATAAAGCCACAGCGAAAGACGTCGCCTGGTCGTTGCAGCGCGTGGTGCTGCTCGGTTTCGGCAATTCCGCCACCCTGACTGAATATGGCTTTACCAAAGATAACGTCAAAGAACGCATTACCGCGCCCGACGACGACACGCTGGTGATGAAATTCGACCAGCCGTACCCGACCAATCTGGTCTTACAGGCTATCGCCGCCAATAACGTGTCGACCACCCTGGATCAGGCGCTGGTGGAGAAAAATGCCGTTGGCGACGACATGGGCAACAAATACCTGACCACGCACACCGCCTGCGTCGGTGCCTATCAGCTGATGCGCTGGAATGCCGGTGAAGGCGTGGTGTTGCAGGCGAATAAAGATTACTGGGGCGAGAAACCGAAACTGCAACGCATCCTGATCCGCCACGTTGCGGAAACCGGCACGCAGCGCCTGTTGCTGACACAGGGTGATGTGGATATCGCCCGTGACCTGGCGCCGGACGATTTACGTGATCTGGACAAAGGCGGTCAGGTGAAGGTGGAGAAAGTCCTCAAGCCGCAATTGTTCTTCTGGACCTTTAACAGCGAAGACCCGATTTTCAAAAACCCGAAAGTGCGCCTCGCGATGCGTTATCTGATTGATTATCAGGGGCTGGCTTCCACCGTGATGCCGTATCTCGGTGTACCGCGCGCCAGTTTCGCCCAGCTCGGCGCCTTTGGTGCGCTGGATAAAGATGCCGGACAGCCGTTCAAACTGGATCTGGCGAAAGCCAAACAGTTGCTGACCGAAGCCGGTTATCCCGACGGTTTCTCCGCCAAACTGATCATCGGCACCCTGCCGCACTCGGCGCCTATCGCCCAGAGCACGCAGGAAAATGCCTCGAAAATCGGCGTAAAACTCTCCATCGAAAGCATGGCCAATGCCCAGTTATTCAGCCGCGTGCGCGGGCGTGAATTCCAGAGCGCCATGATGGCATGGCAGACCTCGGTGCCGGATGCGCACGGTAACGCCTCGCGTCTGGTCTACAACCCGGACAACAGCAAAGAAGCCAAGAAAACCCAGTATCCGAGCTGGCGTGCTTCGTATTTCGATCCGGCGATGAATAAAAAAGTCACCGAAGCGCTGCTCGAACCCGATGAGCAAAAACGTATTGCCCTCTATCACACCTTGCAGGAAGAGCAGATGCAGCAAGGCCCGATGGCGATCATGTTCCAGATGTACAACACCGCCGGGCTGACCAGACAGGTCAAAGACTGGACGTGGAACGGCTTCCGCGTTTATTACGCACTGGCATCCAAATAA
- a CDS encoding ABC transporter permease, giving the protein MTDSAKPHLTARPAFSLRAWLDAPVPATPWQARVQQSLNQWRRFRRNTSALFGLIVILFIVTVAIFAPWLATHDIYAQNLQLRLAPVSREYWLGTDELGRDIYSRLIYGARITLYITGLTALIVGPLGLLVGTLAGTVGGWTDTILMRIVDIFLAFPSLILALGFVAALGPGIENAIIAISLSAWPPIARLARAEALSIRKMDYVAAVRLQGASQMRIILRHIIPMCLPSVVVRLTLNMAGIILTASGLGFLGLGAQAPSPEWGAMLSSGRQFMMTHWTIAAIPGLSILFTSLAFNLFGDGLRDVLDLRHD; this is encoded by the coding sequence ATGACCGACTCCGCTAAACCTCATCTCACTGCGCGCCCGGCGTTTTCCCTGCGGGCATGGCTCGACGCGCCGGTTCCGGCCACACCGTGGCAGGCGCGTGTGCAGCAAAGCCTGAATCAGTGGCGACGCTTTCGCCGTAATACCTCGGCGCTGTTCGGGCTGATCGTCATCCTGTTTATCGTCACAGTGGCGATTTTCGCGCCGTGGCTGGCGACACACGATATTTACGCGCAAAACCTGCAACTGCGTCTGGCACCGGTGAGCCGCGAATACTGGCTGGGGACCGACGAACTCGGGCGCGATATTTACAGCCGCCTGATTTATGGCGCGCGTATCACGCTCTACATCACCGGCCTGACGGCGCTGATTGTCGGTCCCCTCGGTTTGCTGGTCGGCACGCTGGCGGGCACGGTCGGCGGCTGGACGGACACCATTCTGATGCGCATCGTCGATATCTTTCTGGCGTTCCCGAGTCTGATTCTGGCGCTGGGTTTTGTCGCCGCACTCGGCCCGGGTATCGAGAATGCGATTATCGCGATTTCACTTTCTGCCTGGCCGCCGATTGCCCGTCTGGCACGCGCCGAAGCCTTGTCTATCCGCAAAATGGATTACGTCGCCGCCGTGCGTTTGCAGGGTGCATCGCAGATGCGCATCATCCTGCGCCACATCATTCCGATGTGTCTGCCTTCGGTGGTGGTGCGCCTGACGCTGAATATGGCGGGGATTATCCTGACCGCCTCCGGCCTCGGATTTCTCGGCCTCGGGGCACAGGCACCCAGTCCGGAATGGGGCGCGATGCTCTCTTCCGGCCGCCAGTTCATGATGACTCACTGGACGATTGCCGCCATTCCCGGCCTGTCGATTCTTTTCACCAGCCTGGCGTTCAACCTGTTCGGTGACGGCCTGCGCGACGTACTGGATCTGCGCCATGACTGA
- a CDS encoding ABC transporter permease → MSHLDPTTAGIAHAESPWLRLRESAARLSKLLVSVFCTLLGLAALTFFIGRLLPIDPVVSVLGDNASQEAYQKMYHLLGLDKPLWEQFLIYLKNVAMLDFGNALTTGNPVTTDIARVFPATLELATLAALIATCLGIPAGVLSAMYRNTWFDHCIRFIGLLGHSAPNFWLGLMGLVLFYAGLGWIGGPGRIDFMYEFDVQKVTGFYLIDTALTGNWEAFRNVFSHLILPASILGLSGLSYISRMTRSFMIEQLGQEYVITARVKGLSWARSVWIHAFRNVAVQVVTVVALSYAFLLEGAVLTETVFAWPGFGRYLTNAMLAGDMNAVVGCSLLIGVIFVALNLICDLLYRIFDPRTRQEQS, encoded by the coding sequence ATGTCGCACCTCGATCCGACCACAGCAGGCATAGCGCATGCTGAATCTCCCTGGCTGCGGCTGCGCGAAAGCGCCGCCCGGCTGAGTAAATTGCTGGTTTCCGTGTTCTGCACGTTACTGGGGCTGGCGGCGCTGACCTTTTTTATCGGGCGCTTGCTGCCGATTGACCCGGTGGTATCAGTGCTCGGCGATAACGCCAGTCAGGAAGCCTATCAGAAGATGTATCACCTGCTCGGGCTGGACAAACCGCTGTGGGAACAGTTTCTGATCTACCTGAAAAACGTCGCGATGCTGGATTTCGGTAACGCACTGACCACCGGCAATCCGGTCACCACCGACATTGCCCGCGTGTTTCCGGCCACGCTGGAACTGGCGACGCTGGCGGCACTGATCGCCACCTGTCTGGGCATTCCGGCAGGCGTGTTATCGGCGATGTACCGCAATACCTGGTTTGATCACTGCATCCGCTTTATCGGCCTGCTCGGCCATTCCGCGCCGAATTTCTGGCTGGGTCTGATGGGGCTGGTATTGTTTTACGCCGGACTCGGCTGGATCGGCGGGCCGGGCCGTATCGACTTTATGTATGAATTCGACGTGCAGAAAGTCACCGGATTTTATCTCATCGACACCGCGCTGACCGGAAACTGGGAGGCGTTTCGCAACGTTTTCAGCCACCTGATTTTACCGGCATCGATTCTTGGCCTCAGCGGGCTGTCGTACATCAGCCGCATGACCCGCAGCTTTATGATTGAACAACTCGGACAGGAATATGTGATCACCGCCCGGGTGAAAGGGTTGTCATGGGCACGCAGTGTGTGGATCCACGCCTTTCGTAATGTGGCGGTCCAGGTGGTGACGGTCGTCGCGCTGTCTTACGCCTTTTTACTCGAAGGCGCGGTGCTGACCGAAACGGTATTCGCCTGGCCGGGTTTTGGCCGCTATCTCACCAACGCCATGCTGGCGGGCGACATGAACGCCGTGGTGGGTTGCTCGTTACTGATCGGCGTGATTTTTGTGGCGCTGAACCTTATCTGCGACCTGCTTTACCGCATCTTTGATCCGCGAACCCGTCAGGAGCAATCATGA
- the eptB gene encoding kdo(2)-lipid A phosphoethanolamine 7''-transferase: protein MNRVKTLSQQNISLLLAIYIGIFLNVSVFQRRFAALVNHFTSAELVQAVTEVCAIVLFTFFVLRLLSLGGRLFFRIIASLLVLISVAASYYMVMFNVVIGYGIVVSVMTTDIDLSKEIIGYHLFIWMALVSAVPLFLIWKNNLRLTLIEQMKTPGQRVLPLAVLLAAALLVWLPLRSLDHAQSVNEKKTNVDLPSYGGVVAHSYLPSNWLAALGLYAYTQVDESQDAGNYFDPAKNFTYVAPADIDDTYVVFIIGETTRWDHMGILGYERDTTPRLSKEKNLVAFRGTSCDTATKLSLRCMFVREGGTADNPQRTLKEQNIFAVMKSLGFTSELFAMQSELWFYNNADTNNFSFREIIASEKRNDGKPVDDMLLVNELEQSLKTHPKGKHLVILHTKGSHYLYSQRYPRSYARYTPECKSNTCTKAELINAFDNSVLYTDTFIDSVIDQLRDKKALVFYASDHGESIDENSHLHGTPREMAPPEQFRVPMMVWASDSFLEQPDHKLAFEQLQAQQRVGAKKRHVELFDSILGCLGYTSPDGGINPANNWCAKPQTEQKL from the coding sequence ATGAATAGAGTGAAGACTCTATCGCAGCAAAATATCTCTTTATTGTTAGCGATTTACATTGGCATTTTTCTGAATGTCTCTGTGTTCCAGCGCCGCTTTGCTGCATTGGTCAATCATTTCACGTCGGCTGAACTGGTTCAGGCCGTCACCGAAGTCTGTGCCATCGTCTTATTTACCTTCTTTGTTCTGCGCTTGCTCTCGCTGGGCGGGCGGCTGTTCTTCCGCATTATCGCCAGTTTGCTGGTGCTGATTTCCGTTGCCGCCAGTTATTACATGGTGATGTTCAACGTGGTGATCGGCTACGGCATCGTGGTGTCGGTGATGACCACCGATATCGATCTGAGCAAAGAGATCATTGGTTATCATCTGTTTATCTGGATGGCGCTGGTCAGCGCGGTACCGCTGTTCCTCATCTGGAAAAATAATCTGCGTCTGACATTGATCGAACAAATGAAAACGCCGGGGCAGCGTGTGCTGCCTTTAGCGGTGCTGCTGGCGGCGGCATTGCTGGTGTGGTTGCCGCTGCGTTCCCTGGATCACGCGCAGAGTGTGAATGAGAAGAAAACTAACGTCGATTTGCCAAGCTACGGCGGTGTTGTCGCGCACTCCTATCTGCCGTCTAACTGGCTGGCTGCACTGGGTTTGTATGCCTATACGCAGGTGGATGAAAGTCAGGATGCCGGTAATTACTTTGATCCGGCGAAGAACTTCACTTACGTTGCACCTGCTGACATCGACGATACCTACGTGGTGTTTATCATCGGTGAAACCACCCGCTGGGATCATATGGGGATTTTGGGCTACGAGCGGGATACCACACCGCGCCTGTCCAAAGAGAAGAACCTGGTGGCGTTTCGCGGGACATCCTGCGATACGGCCACCAAGTTGTCACTGCGTTGTATGTTCGTGCGTGAAGGCGGTACGGCGGATAATCCGCAGCGTACGCTGAAAGAACAGAATATTTTTGCGGTGATGAAATCACTGGGCTTCACTTCAGAGCTGTTCGCGATGCAAAGCGAGCTGTGGTTCTACAATAATGCTGACACCAATAATTTCTCCTTCCGTGAAATTATCGCCTCGGAAAAACGCAACGATGGCAAGCCGGTCGATGACATGTTGCTGGTCAATGAGTTAGAGCAATCACTGAAAACACATCCGAAAGGCAAGCATCTGGTGATCCTGCATACCAAAGGCTCGCACTATCTGTATTCCCAGCGTTATCCGCGCAGTTACGCCCGCTATACCCCGGAATGTAAGAGCAACACCTGCACCAAAGCGGAACTGATTAATGCCTTCGATAACAGCGTGTTGTACACCGATACCTTTATTGACAGCGTAATTGATCAACTGCGTGATAAGAAAGCGCTGGTGTTTTACGCTTCCGATCACGGCGAATCTATCGATGAGAACTCGCATCTGCACGGTACGCCGCGCGAGATGGCACCACCGGAGCAGTTCCGTGTGCCGATGATGGTGTGGGCTTCTGACAGTTTCCTCGAACAACCGGACCACAAGCTGGCGTTTGAGCAGTTGCAGGCGCAGCAGCGGGTCGGTGCGAAGAAACGTCACGTTGAGTTATTCGATTCGATTTTAGGCTGTCTGGGTTATACGTCGCCGGACGGTGGTATTAATCCGGCGAATAACTGGTGTGCAAAACCGCAGACAGAACAGAAGCTGTAG
- a CDS encoding ABC transporter ATP-binding protein, producing MTETLLDVQNLNITFKGHRQENHAVRGISFSVGREKVAIVGESGSGKSLTGRSLLKLTPQGASVSADRMQFGDIDLLSTGERQMRKIRGKRISMIMQDPKFSLNPLMRVGHQINEAYRIHFHVSEKEARVKALAMLEAVNIRDPERVFDLYPHEISGGMGQRIMIAMMLIPEPDLIIADEPTSALDVTVRQQVLSVLDALLARRKTGLLFITHDLGLVSSFCDRALVMYAGRILEEISADQLHNARHPYTRALLASQPDLQHPVDMLAIPARDPAWLTGPVYRYGEAC from the coding sequence ATGACTGAAACATTGCTTGATGTGCAAAACCTGAACATTACGTTCAAAGGCCACCGGCAGGAAAACCACGCGGTGCGCGGTATCTCCTTCTCAGTTGGCCGTGAAAAAGTGGCGATTGTCGGCGAATCCGGTTCCGGTAAATCGCTCACCGGCCGTTCACTGCTGAAACTGACGCCGCAGGGTGCCAGCGTCAGCGCCGACCGCATGCAGTTTGGCGATATCGACCTGCTCAGTACCGGCGAGCGCCAGATGCGCAAAATCCGCGGCAAACGGATTTCCATGATTATGCAGGACCCGAAATTCTCGCTGAATCCGCTGATGCGCGTCGGTCATCAGATTAACGAGGCGTATCGCATTCACTTTCATGTCAGTGAAAAAGAAGCCCGCGTGAAAGCACTGGCGATGCTGGAAGCGGTGAATATCCGCGATCCGGAACGGGTGTTTGACCTGTATCCGCACGAGATTTCCGGCGGCATGGGGCAGCGCATCATGATCGCCATGATGCTGATCCCTGAACCCGATTTGATTATCGCCGACGAACCCACGTCGGCGCTGGACGTCACGGTGCGTCAGCAGGTGCTGAGCGTACTGGACGCGTTGCTGGCACGGCGCAAAACCGGCCTGCTGTTTATTACTCACGATCTCGGGCTGGTGTCGAGTTTCTGCGACCGCGCACTGGTGATGTACGCCGGACGTATTCTCGAAGAAATTTCGGCAGATCAGCTGCATAACGCCAGACATCCTTACACCCGCGCCCTGCTCGCCAGTCAGCCGGATTTACAGCATCCGGTGGACATGCTCGCTATTCCGGCACGCGACCCGGCGTGGCTGACCGGCCCGGTATACCGTTACGGAGAAGCCTGCTGA
- a CDS encoding MmgE/PrpD family protein, with amino-acid sequence MNVIEAIARWCCSQPDFSTTARRKAREAITDTLACLYAGQDDFSSRAVRAASESYFTPQARCRLAGGGRAPAAIAAMVNGTAAHAIDYDDNFAPGMSHASAVLVPALLAVADDIHASGEQLVKAYLIGLQAQAFVGSGVAPSHYTAGWHGTSTVGCIGSAAGVAWLMGLDQAGIARALSNAVSFASGTKGQFGTPIKPLHAGWAARNAVDAANFARQHMQGRIDILDAPQGFLEMFGGLTPPGWNIPAILGTHFHVIETTGVMPKRHPCCGSTHMIIDALDDLRAQHDFSDDDVLTVDTLVGIANLRNLAYPLPVNEMQARFSMQYCVDTWLRNGSLSVADFTPARVAELTEPARLARISLRCYTPEQEAETPPGDRLTHEVTLTLRDGRTLQAARKLAKGSNSEPFSDADRLRKLTDCCTTMSNASDLFRQLNRLEEQEDLGFLAPLLGESLRDGAQG; translated from the coding sequence ATGAATGTGATTGAAGCCATTGCCCGCTGGTGTTGCAGCCAGCCTGATTTCAGCACCACCGCGCGCCGCAAAGCCCGGGAAGCGATCACCGATACGCTGGCCTGCCTGTACGCCGGACAGGATGATTTCTCCAGTCGTGCCGTGCGTGCCGCCAGCGAAAGCTATTTTACCCCGCAAGCCCGTTGCCGTTTAGCCGGTGGCGGACGCGCACCTGCGGCCATCGCCGCGATGGTCAACGGCACGGCCGCGCACGCCATCGATTATGACGACAACTTCGCGCCGGGCATGAGCCATGCGTCTGCGGTGCTGGTACCTGCATTACTGGCAGTCGCTGATGATATCCATGCCAGTGGCGAACAACTGGTGAAAGCCTATCTGATCGGTTTGCAGGCGCAGGCGTTTGTCGGTTCCGGCGTCGCGCCTTCGCATTACACTGCGGGCTGGCACGGCACCTCGACCGTCGGCTGCATCGGCAGTGCGGCAGGTGTCGCCTGGCTGATGGGATTAGATCAGGCAGGTATCGCCAGAGCGTTAAGCAATGCCGTCAGTTTTGCCTCCGGCACCAAAGGTCAGTTCGGCACGCCGATCAAACCGCTGCACGCAGGATGGGCTGCCCGTAATGCAGTTGACGCGGCGAATTTTGCCCGGCAACACATGCAGGGACGCATTGATATTCTGGACGCGCCGCAGGGCTTTCTGGAAATGTTTGGCGGCCTGACGCCGCCGGGCTGGAATATTCCGGCTATTTTGGGCACCCATTTTCACGTCATAGAAACCACCGGCGTGATGCCCAAACGTCACCCGTGCTGCGGCTCGACGCACATGATTATCGACGCCCTGGACGACCTGCGTGCGCAGCATGATTTCAGTGATGATGACGTGCTGACCGTTGATACGCTGGTTGGCATCGCCAATCTGCGCAATCTGGCGTATCCGCTGCCGGTCAATGAAATGCAGGCGCGCTTTTCGATGCAATACTGCGTCGATACCTGGCTGCGCAACGGCTCGCTGAGCGTCGCTGATTTCACGCCAGCGCGGGTCGCAGAACTCACTGAACCGGCTCGTCTGGCGCGCATATCCCTGCGCTGCTATACGCCGGAACAGGAAGCAGAAACACCGCCGGGCGATCGCCTGACACATGAAGTAACGCTTACCCTGCGCGATGGCCGCACGTTACAGGCAGCCCGCAAACTGGCGAAAGGCAGCAACAGCGAGCCGTTCAGTGACGCCGACAGACTGCGAAAACTCACTGATTGTTGCACCACGATGAGCAACGCCAGCGACCTTTTTCGTCAGCTCAACCGGCTTGAGGAGCAGGAGGATTTAGGTTTTTTAGCCCCGTTGTTGGGTGAATCTTTGCGGGACGGTGCGCAGGGTTGA